A genomic region of Paenibacillus sp. PL2-23 contains the following coding sequences:
- the yycF gene encoding response regulator YycF — protein sequence MHGKILVVDDEQPIADILKFNLEKEGHQVICAFDGGEAVRLAFEEQPDLILLDLMLPVKDGMDVCREVRTKLHMPIIMLTAKDTEIDKVLGLELGADDYVTKPFSTRELLARVKAHLRRQNKSGQADGADGGAPQEQEQQGLRLFNLFIDTNMYVVYKNGEPLDLTHREFELVHYMARNSGKVMTREHLLQAVWGFEYFGDVRTVDVTIRRLREKIEDDPSRPEYIMTRRGLGYMMRNAKSGGFGYG from the coding sequence ATGCACGGGAAAATACTGGTGGTCGACGACGAACAACCGATCGCGGATATATTGAAGTTCAATCTGGAGAAGGAAGGTCATCAGGTGATCTGCGCCTTCGATGGCGGAGAGGCGGTCCGTCTGGCCTTCGAGGAGCAGCCGGACCTCATTCTTCTGGATCTTATGCTGCCGGTGAAGGACGGCATGGACGTCTGCCGCGAGGTGCGGACGAAGCTGCATATGCCGATCATTATGCTGACGGCCAAGGATACGGAAATTGACAAGGTGCTTGGCCTGGAGCTGGGCGCTGACGATTACGTCACGAAGCCGTTCAGCACCCGCGAGCTGCTCGCCCGGGTGAAGGCGCATCTCCGCCGCCAGAATAAGAGCGGACAAGCTGATGGCGCGGATGGCGGGGCGCCTCAGGAGCAGGAGCAGCAGGGGCTGCGCCTGTTCAATCTGTTCATCGACACGAACATGTATGTCGTGTACAAGAATGGCGAGCCGCTGGACCTGACGCATCGGGAGTTCGAGCTGGTCCATTATATGGCGCGCAACAGCGGCAAGGTGATGACGCGGGAGCATCTGCTGCAGGCGGTGTGGGGCTTTGAATATTTTGGCGATGTGCGTACGGTGGACGTGACGATCCGCCGCCTGCGGGAGAAGATCGAGGATGATCCCAGTCGGCCGGAATACATAATGACGCGGCGCGGACTTGGCTACATGATGCGCAATGCGAAGTCGGGAGGCTTCGGTTACGGATGA
- the walK gene encoding cell wall metabolism sensor histidine kinase WalK: protein MKGRNFFRTIQVKLVIIYLLLILVAMQLIGVYFISTVKNSLITSFTNNLKEQAGMLAQFSAPSLLPKLEAGDDSAVNTTEDLNLVVRNLFSISGAEVQVLDANGTVVATSLQVHQSYIGQKNKSLAVSRALQNIPDNEEEIIDEDNTRKKMIALPVTYNEKVVGAVYVVASMTDLYETVNRVNQIFFSGTLIALGLTGVLGILLAHTITNPIQGLTRQAEAVADGRFDLKAPVLGDDEIGRLSMAFNEMTIRLKEALSANEEENEKLVSVLSNMSDGVVAADERGVIIVWNRRALELLDAETFQDVKLSELLELSPEKMAELQTGRGRTLLIKREPTDPALRGAEHEGSLLRVTFTPIHRRGKGMTGTIAVLQDFTEQEKLEQSRRQFVANVSHELRTPLTTIKSYAEALGDGALEERELAERFVGVISNETERMIRLVTDLLHLSRLDSNQAPLRRRQTQIHEMLDEVADRFSFQLRQKSIGATVQVERGLKKAWLDRDQIDQVLDNLISNAIKYTLDGGTIQIAARKAGDGSLLEISVKDTGIGIPKKDLTRIFDRFYRVDKARSRNMGGTGLGLSIAREIVKAHGGTIALHSELNEGTTVSFTLPLLQEGGEA from the coding sequence ATGAAGGGAAGGAACTTCTTCCGCACCATTCAGGTGAAGCTTGTCATTATATATTTGCTGCTCATTCTCGTGGCGATGCAGCTGATCGGCGTGTACTTCATCAGCACGGTGAAGAACTCGCTCATTACAAGCTTCACCAACAATCTGAAGGAGCAGGCCGGCATGCTGGCCCAGTTCTCCGCGCCCAGTCTGCTGCCGAAGCTGGAAGCGGGCGACGATTCTGCCGTCAACACGACGGAGGATCTGAATCTCGTGGTGCGTAATCTATTCAGCATCAGCGGCGCAGAGGTGCAGGTGCTCGACGCCAACGGCACGGTTGTCGCGACATCGCTGCAGGTGCATCAGAGCTACATTGGGCAGAAGAACAAGTCGCTGGCGGTCAGCCGGGCGCTGCAGAACATTCCCGATAACGAAGAGGAAATTATTGACGAGGACAATACGCGCAAGAAGATGATCGCTTTGCCCGTTACCTATAACGAGAAGGTTGTCGGCGCTGTCTATGTGGTCGCCTCCATGACGGACCTGTATGAGACGGTGAACCGGGTCAACCAGATTTTTTTCTCGGGGACGCTGATCGCGCTTGGTCTGACCGGCGTGCTGGGCATTCTGCTGGCGCATACGATTACGAATCCCATTCAAGGGCTGACCCGGCAGGCGGAGGCGGTTGCGGATGGGCGGTTCGATCTGAAGGCGCCCGTGCTGGGGGATGACGAGATTGGACGGCTCAGTATGGCGTTCAACGAGATGACGATCCGGCTGAAGGAAGCGTTGTCCGCGAATGAGGAGGAGAACGAGAAGCTGGTGTCGGTGCTCTCCAATATGAGCGACGGAGTGGTAGCGGCGGATGAGCGAGGCGTCATCATCGTCTGGAACCGGCGCGCGCTGGAGCTGCTGGACGCGGAGACCTTCCAGGATGTGAAGCTGTCGGAGCTGCTGGAGCTCTCGCCGGAGAAGATGGCGGAGCTGCAGACGGGTCGCGGGCGCACCCTCCTGATCAAGCGGGAGCCGACTGATCCCGCGCTGCGAGGCGCGGAGCATGAGGGCAGCCTGCTGCGCGTCACCTTCACGCCGATTCACCGCAGAGGTAAGGGCATGACGGGCACGATAGCGGTGCTGCAGGACTTCACCGAGCAGGAGAAGCTGGAGCAGTCGCGCCGGCAATTCGTCGCGAACGTCTCCCATGAGCTGCGCACGCCGCTCACCACGATCAAGAGCTACGCAGAGGCGCTTGGTGATGGAGCGCTGGAGGAGCGTGAGCTGGCGGAGCGGTTCGTGGGGGTTATCAGCAACGAGACGGAGCGGATGATTCGGCTGGTCACGGACCTGCTTCATCTGTCGCGCTTGGACTCCAACCAGGCGCCGCTGCGCCGCCGCCAGACGCAAATCCACGAGATGCTGGACGAGGTGGCGGACCGGTTCTCATTCCAGCTGCGGCAGAAGTCGATTGGCGCGACCGTACAGGTGGAGCGCGGGCTGAAGAAAGCTTGGCTGGACCGCGACCAGATTGATCAGGTACTGGATAATCTGATCTCCAACGCGATCAAATATACGCTGGACGGCGGCACGATACAAATCGCCGCTCGCAAGGCGGGAGACGGAAGCCTGCTGGAGATTAGCGTCAAGGATACCGGCATCGGCATTCCGAAGAAGGACCTGACGCGCATCTTCGACCGATTCTACCGGGTGGACAAGGCACGCTCGCGCAATATGGGCGGGACGGGTCTGGGCCTGTCGATTGCCCGGGAAATCGTGAAGGCGCACGGCGGCACAATCGCGCTGCATTCCGAGCTGAATGAAGGCACCACCGTGTCGTTCACGCTGCCGCTGCTGCAGGAAGGGGGCGAGGCGTAA
- a CDS encoding two-component system activity regulator YycH has translation MMEKAKTGILIVMVALSLLQSYLLAYSMPGLGAAVRSEQNYVNAEPLGTASSVEGVIFPDELILHKGGDKHTVIYPGTQFYEMILNQRIVGREFKGFQRSTAAILNWDEVRKNDMGIELRFAEGISIELLQKLLKLEGDLLFLNEKIDNIWILKTEGTEEIRTFFFSSEEDVVYESVRADLTVRDVQDYVGFGEHLPEYRMTADGLYIPAEPFMATEMIFPFETYTPEQMQRSLFFDSSTTRAFVDRSGSQIYTDGKRGLKVEQGGMWINYTNPAATTSGNTPLSENVYASVDFINQHGGWDGTYRLMSATPEDEQKHVTFRKYIEQYPVVDSTVFQYGYMRLTLQKGVVTEYARSLITLGSRTESRTPRWLQGGRTLEEMLERYPRRGEVTALFPALKSVLLENARMMFVPVWVVRLAGGTEEVLLEAYPAGYEPPPELPAATERTQQTEEAGDTGRGGQAGIAAAAAGLGGRQAAAIAEQDRETAASWAGSGGDPQGDVPQPPAVSGTGSGNDVREDADPYRQQESIVAWTDDAKQEQAVDEEASALDEGPADNRTQNGSALE, from the coding sequence ATGATGGAGAAGGCGAAGACGGGCATTCTCATTGTGATGGTTGCCCTCAGCCTGCTGCAGAGCTACTTGCTGGCGTACAGCATGCCCGGTCTCGGCGCGGCGGTGCGAAGCGAGCAGAACTACGTGAACGCAGAGCCGCTGGGGACGGCGTCGAGCGTGGAGGGCGTTATTTTTCCCGATGAGCTTATTCTTCACAAAGGCGGGGACAAGCACACGGTTATCTATCCCGGCACGCAGTTCTACGAAATGATCCTGAATCAGCGTATCGTCGGCCGGGAGTTCAAGGGCTTCCAGCGCAGCACGGCGGCGATTCTGAATTGGGACGAGGTACGTAAGAACGACATGGGGATTGAGCTTCGTTTTGCCGAGGGGATCTCCATTGAGCTGCTGCAGAAGCTGCTGAAGCTGGAGGGCGATCTCCTGTTCCTGAATGAGAAGATCGACAACATCTGGATTCTGAAGACGGAGGGAACGGAGGAGATCCGGACGTTCTTCTTCAGCAGCGAGGAGGACGTGGTGTACGAGTCGGTGCGGGCCGATCTGACGGTGCGCGATGTTCAGGACTATGTCGGCTTCGGCGAGCATCTGCCGGAATACCGGATGACCGCAGACGGGTTGTATATCCCGGCCGAGCCGTTCATGGCGACGGAGATGATCTTCCCGTTCGAGACGTATACGCCGGAGCAGATGCAGCGAAGCCTGTTCTTCGACTCCAGTACAACGCGGGCGTTCGTGGACCGGAGCGGCTCGCAGATCTACACGGACGGCAAGCGGGGACTGAAGGTGGAGCAGGGCGGTATGTGGATTAACTACACGAACCCGGCCGCAACGACCAGCGGCAATACGCCGCTAAGCGAGAATGTGTACGCATCGGTCGATTTCATCAATCAGCACGGGGGCTGGGACGGCACGTACCGGCTCATGAGCGCGACGCCTGAGGATGAGCAGAAGCATGTCACCTTCCGAAAATATATCGAGCAATACCCCGTGGTCGATTCCACGGTGTTCCAATACGGGTATATGAGGCTGACGCTGCAGAAGGGCGTCGTGACGGAATATGCGCGCTCGCTCATTACGCTCGGCTCCCGCACGGAGTCCAGGACGCCGCGCTGGCTGCAGGGCGGCAGGACGCTGGAGGAGATGCTGGAGCGGTATCCGCGCCGCGGCGAGGTGACCGCGCTGTTCCCGGCGCTGAAGTCCGTCCTGCTGGAGAATGCTCGGATGATGTTCGTGCCGGTCTGGGTCGTTCGGCTTGCCGGCGGCACAGAGGAGGTGCTGCTGGAGGCGTACCCGGCAGGCTATGAGCCTCCGCCGGAGCTGCCGGCGGCGACAGAGCGGACCCAGCAGACGGAGGAAGCGGGAGATACGGGGAGGGGCGGCCAAGCTGGCATTGCGGCTGCTGCTGCCGGGCTCGGCGGGCGGCAAGCAGCGGCCATAGCGGAGCAGGATAGGGAGACAGCGGCTTCCTGGGCTGGAAGCGGTGGCGATCCGCAAGGCGATGTGCCGCAGCCTCCCGCAGTCTCGGGAACGGGGAGCGGGAATGATGTCAGGGAGGATGCCGACCCCTATAGGCAGCAGGAGTCGATCGTGGCGTGGACGGACGACGCGAAGCAGGAGCAAGCAGTGGATGAGGAAGCGTCAGCGCTTGACGAAGGACCGGCGGACAATCGGACGCAGAACGGGTCAGCGCTGGAGTAA
- the yycI gene encoding two-component system regulatory protein YycI, whose translation MDWGRAKSVLIISFLMLNVLLGYQLWVDIREQLNANVNSAELPPDKVQLMNQKRISISANTNLPVSTPKLSDLSYLLKADSRKLEKPALLEKPVDSALIFSKTELIRGLEEQIPDIASYTFDLHSSSESVAVFHRMVEGRPMFNVKLELYISNLKITGFRQDRVDDIKLGEEQQVIPAAKVVASLIETYLEPGSVITDIQLGYHGQIFDSEEQVSAPSWRVMLEDGEVFYVHAISGEVATDGSSDQLTVGPSGVPVGE comes from the coding sequence GTGGATTGGGGCAGAGCCAAAAGCGTATTGATCATCTCGTTCCTCATGCTGAACGTGCTGCTTGGCTATCAGCTGTGGGTCGACATTCGGGAGCAGCTGAATGCCAATGTTAATTCTGCGGAGCTGCCGCCGGACAAGGTGCAGCTGATGAACCAGAAGAGAATATCGATCTCGGCGAATACGAATCTGCCCGTCAGCACGCCCAAGCTCAGCGATCTGTCGTATCTGCTCAAGGCGGACAGCCGCAAGCTGGAGAAGCCTGCGCTGCTGGAGAAGCCGGTGGACAGCGCGCTGATCTTCTCCAAGACGGAGCTGATTCGGGGGCTGGAGGAGCAAATTCCGGATATCGCGTCGTATACGTTCGATCTTCACAGCAGCTCGGAGAGTGTCGCTGTCTTCCACCGGATGGTGGAGGGACGGCCGATGTTCAACGTGAAGCTGGAGCTGTACATCAGCAATTTGAAAATTACAGGCTTCAGGCAGGATCGTGTCGACGACATTAAGCTCGGCGAGGAGCAGCAGGTCATTCCGGCGGCGAAGGTCGTCGCCTCCTTGATTGAGACGTATCTGGAGCCAGGCTCCGTGATTACGGATATTCAGCTGGGCTATCACGGACAAATCTTCGACTCCGAGGAGCAGGTGTCCGCGCCCTCCTGGCGCGTTATGCTGGAGGATGGCGAGGTGTTCTACGTTCATGCCATCAGCGGCGAGGTGGCGACGGACGGCAGCAGCGACCAGCTGACTGTTGGTCCGTCCGGGGTGCCGGTCGGCGAGTAG
- a CDS encoding MBL fold metallo-hydrolase yields the protein MGLRFTVLASGSTGNATIVQGTEKTVMVDAGLSAKKLEELMRERGVAGHELDGLFVTHEHSDHIKGLGAFARKYELPIYANEATWAAMERHVGNIEAEKRVVMETGESMDFGPLRVQSYPISHDAAEPVGYTFEEHGEKLSLATDLGYVSERVKRQIIDSDVLVLESNHDTEMLRMGRYPWNIKRRILSDVGHLSNVAAGEALIELMTDRTKRVYLAHLSLDHNQMDLAMLTVNSILENHGIFYKQDEFPLRKTFYDRPTPWDEVRRK from the coding sequence TTGGGACTTCGATTTACGGTATTGGCCAGCGGGTCGACAGGCAACGCGACGATCGTGCAGGGCACCGAGAAGACGGTAATGGTGGATGCGGGCTTAAGCGCCAAAAAACTGGAGGAGCTGATGCGCGAGCGAGGCGTCGCCGGTCATGAGCTGGACGGACTGTTCGTCACGCATGAGCATTCCGATCATATTAAGGGACTTGGCGCTTTCGCGAGAAAGTACGAGCTTCCGATCTACGCGAATGAAGCGACATGGGCGGCGATGGAACGGCATGTCGGTAACATAGAGGCAGAGAAGCGGGTTGTGATGGAGACGGGAGAGAGTATGGACTTCGGTCCGCTGCGCGTGCAGTCGTACCCCATCTCGCATGATGCCGCCGAGCCGGTAGGCTACACGTTCGAGGAGCATGGCGAGAAGCTGAGTCTGGCAACGGACCTTGGTTATGTAAGCGAGAGGGTCAAGCGGCAGATTATCGACTCCGACGTGCTGGTGCTTGAATCCAATCACGATACGGAGATGCTTCGCATGGGGCGTTATCCCTGGAACATCAAGCGCCGCATCCTGAGCGATGTAGGCCATCTGTCCAACGTGGCGGCGGGCGAGGCGCTGATCGAGCTGATGACGGACCGCACGAAGCGGGTGTATCTGGCTCATCTCAGCCTGGACCATAATCAGATGGACCTGGCTATGCTAACCGTCAATTCTATATTGGAGAATCACGGAATATTTTATAAGCAGGATGAGTTTCCGCTTCGCAAGACGTTCTATGATCGGCCTACGCCATGGGATGAAGTGAGGCGGAAATAA